In Leptospira bouyouniensis, the sequence CGGCAATGGTCTTTGCTTCTTCTTCTCTTTCTTTTTCAGTGGGCAACACACTTGAGACTGCAACTTGGAATAAACTTTCAGATAAAAAACCTTCTTTGGCTTTCGTGAATTCAATCACTAATTCCGTTTCTTCTGGTTTGGTTTCGATTGTTTCTTTTACTTCTTTGGTTTCTTTGATTTCCTTAGACTTACATTGGGTTAGAGTGAAAGCGAGAAAGAGTGCAAAGAATGCAATGGTAAGTTGTTTGTTCATCTATGGTTTCCTAGGTTCTGAGATCGGTGTTTTCTCAACACGTTCCATTAATTTAGGTTGGATATTTCGAAATAGGAAAGCACATTTTGTTAGGTCAGAATAATCTTCTTTATAGAGAATTAAATTGTCGAAAAACCAAGCAAAATTGTGGAGATTTTCACGATCACTCTCTTTTCTGTTTTGGGGATTCCCCCTAACTTCGTCTAGGTTCTGTTTTTGGTTCGGCAACCCACTTGGATCAATCGTTGTTTGGTTTGTAGTCATACCTTGCGTTCCTTGAGGGTTCTGGGTTGTAGTGCCTTGTGTCTGCGTTGTTGTTGTACCCGTTCCAATTGTGCTTGGAAATTGTGGCGCATTGTTTATCAGTCTAGTTTGTCTGTCCTTTCCTTCCAAACTGGTAAGATAGGAATCGATTCCGTCACCAAACTTGTGCTTTTGTCTTTGGATTTTTAAAAGATAGGGGAGTGAAAGATTTTCCCTTTCGACGAAGGCTCTTTTTTTACAATCCTCTCTTCTTTCCTTTCCCGAAATTTCACGATAGGTCACAGGGATATCTACTTTGATTTGGAAGAACTCTCTTGAGATAAATCCTTCGTCTGTTTCATTTTGTAAGGCACGTTCCACATAATTGGGATCTGCGATAGTAAAGAGGCGGCAGGAACAAAAGAGAGTTAAAATTAGAAGTTTACGAACCATTTCCAACTTCAAGACTAGTAGATGATGTCGAAATTACGAATCTTTTTCCTTTGTTTCTTCCTACAATTTTTACCTGTCTTCTCAGAAGATGCATTTTTTGGCACTTCCGAGTCTCAATTCCGAGAAAAAATCAAAACCATCCGTTTGGAAAATGGACTCACCGTTGTGATGATGAAACGTGGCACCTCTCCGACAGTTGCCCTTTATATCAAGTTTTTAGTTGGAGCTGTAGATGAAACACCAGAAGAAGCAGGTACGGCTCATCTTTTAGAACACATGTTATTCAAAGGAACCAAATCGGTAGGAACGATCGATTACCAAAAAGAAGAAAAATACCAAAAACAAATCGAAGTGTGGGGGACAGAACTTGACGATTTGAAATTAAAACGCCGGGATTTATTCACTCGAGGAGAAGTTGTCCCCAAAGCCTTAGAAGAGGAAATCGAAACCTTAAACAGAAGGTTGAAAAACTTAATCCAATTACAAGATGAGTTCATCGTAAAAAACGAAGATTCATATATTTATGAACAAAATGGAGAAGTTGGATTTAATGCATATACGTCTCAAGATGTAACTAATTACCAAATCCAACTTCCCAATAATCGAATTGAAATTTGGGCAAAAATAGAATCGGATCGTTTAAAAAATCCCATCTTACGAGAGTATTATACAGAACGTGATGTCGTCATCGAAGAACGTAGGATGAGAACAGATGATGTAGGTGGGGCAGTCCTACGCGAAAAGTTTTTTTCCACTGCATTTGAAAGCCATCCTTATAGAAAACCAGTGATTGGTTATTCCGCAGAAATTCCATATTTAAAAATTGAGGAAACAAAAGCATTTTTCCAAAAACATTATACACCGAACCGTATGGTGATTTCCATCGTGGGTCAATTTGATATGGTAGAAACGGAAGCGATCATTCGGAAATATTTTTCAGATCTGAAAGCCGGCAAAGAAAGACCACCCTATAAAATTGAAGAAAAATCATTCCCAGGTGAAAAACGATTCAAAGTAAAACATCCATCGGCAAGCCAAATGATGATGGGTTGGATCAAACCGCCATACCCTCATAAAGACAATGCAAGCTTCGATGTTTTATCAAGTATCTTAACTTCTGGTACTGGGTCACGACTTTACAAACGATTGGTTTTGGAAGAGAAATTAGTACTAAGTATTGGAGCTGTGAACGGATACCCAGGAGAACGATACAAAAACTATTTTATATTCTTTATAAATCCCAATGAAGGAGTGGACCCAAATAAAATTGAGGCCATCATCTGGGAAGAAATTTATCGTATCAAAGAACAAGGGATACCAAAAGAAGAATTGGAAAAGGTTAAAAATCAAATGGTTTCCGATTTTATGAAAACTTTAGACCAAAATGGAGCCATTGCCGATTTGCTTAGTTATTACCAACTGTTATATGGTGACTGGAGTGGCCTTTTTAACCAATACCAAACAATAATGAATACCTCAAGTAGTGATATCCAATCACTAATTCCAAAGTATCTCACTAAAGATTTAGTTGTCATTGGTGTACTCGAGGACGTAAGGAAAAAATAATAATGAAACGCATTCTAATCGTAATACTCTTTCTTTGCCTTGACCCATTATTTTCAAGAGAAATGGGCGAATTTGTAAAAGACATACAGTTTGCTCCTTTGGAATTTGAAGTACCGAATATTTCTTCCACTACAAATACAAGTGGAGTGGAAATATTTTCCTTAAAAAATTCTGAGTTTCCTATTGTATATGCAGATATCTTAATTTACCATGGCAAAAAGAATTTAGGAAATAGATCTACAGAAATTGCTCGCTTATTGGAAGATAGTTGGGAACTTTCAGGATCTTCTCTTTATCCAAAAGAAAAATTTTTAGAATCTTTGGAATTTTACGGCGCTTCCTTTTCTGTATCCGTTGATTATGAAAAAACGATTTTTACCATCGCATACTTAAAGAAAACCGAACCGATTGTTTTACCCATTCTCAAATCGTTTTTTGAAAAACCAAATTTAGATGCCGGACTTGTTTCCATCACGAAGGGAAAATTGACTGAAGAAATCAATCGTCGTAATGATAATGTCACTTCCCTTGCAAAAAGAAAAATAAGAGAAGTCATGTTCCAGGGAACGATTGCCGGTATTTCCATGACTAAGGCAAATTTGGATCGAATCCAAATAGAAGAACTTTTAGGATTCCAAAAGGAAATTCTGTCTGCGCCAAAAAGGCGATTACTCATCACGGGTGATTACGATCTTTCATCATGGGAGTCGTTTTTTCCCAAATTAGAAAAGACAAATTCATCTGCAAACGAAGTGATCACACCAAGCACATTAAGTGCCAATGTT encodes:
- a CDS encoding M16 family metallopeptidase, which translates into the protein MMSKLRIFFLCFFLQFLPVFSEDAFFGTSESQFREKIKTIRLENGLTVVMMKRGTSPTVALYIKFLVGAVDETPEEAGTAHLLEHMLFKGTKSVGTIDYQKEEKYQKQIEVWGTELDDLKLKRRDLFTRGEVVPKALEEEIETLNRRLKNLIQLQDEFIVKNEDSYIYEQNGEVGFNAYTSQDVTNYQIQLPNNRIEIWAKIESDRLKNPILREYYTERDVVIEERRMRTDDVGGAVLREKFFSTAFESHPYRKPVIGYSAEIPYLKIEETKAFFQKHYTPNRMVISIVGQFDMVETEAIIRKYFSDLKAGKERPPYKIEEKSFPGEKRFKVKHPSASQMMMGWIKPPYPHKDNASFDVLSSILTSGTGSRLYKRLVLEEKLVLSIGAVNGYPGERYKNYFIFFINPNEGVDPNKIEAIIWEEIYRIKEQGIPKEELEKVKNQMVSDFMKTLDQNGAIADLLSYYQLLYGDWSGLFNQYQTIMNTSSSDIQSLIPKYLTKDLVVIGVLEDVRKK
- a CDS encoding M16 family metallopeptidase, which codes for MKRILIVILFLCLDPLFSREMGEFVKDIQFAPLEFEVPNISSTTNTSGVEIFSLKNSEFPIVYADILIYHGKKNLGNRSTEIARLLEDSWELSGSSLYPKEKFLESLEFYGASFSVSVDYEKTIFTIAYLKKTEPIVLPILKSFFEKPNLDAGLVSITKGKLTEEINRRNDNVTSLAKRKIREVMFQGTIAGISMTKANLDRIQIEELLGFQKEILSAPKRRLLITGDYDLSSWESFFPKLEKTNSSANEVITPSTLSANVSKVGKQIRLVEKDVTQSYIAMSGVLPEHNHPDFYAIQVLNYIIGGGGFNSYYMREIRNNRGLAYSAGSFTEFQETYGTITFFAMTKSESAKEVLDLMKELIQPKLIDSLTEEELVRAKNAIINTFVFQFEDDKRTLASEVRRRDHKMPEGYLQNFRKEIDKVTLADLKRVGQLYFQSDKMITTIVGPKTLENFWKGSVKLIQPED
- a CDS encoding lipoprotein; the protein is MNKQLTIAFFALFLAFTLTQCKSKEIKETKEVKETIETKPEETELVIEFTKAKEGFLSESLFQVAVSSVLPTEKEREEEAKTIAEQKSLNLLKTYTIPNLSDKGKKELREISKEGKIVNKNVSIGGRYFFLYQIQKPNLKRLVTKDLE